From a single Anaerolineales bacterium genomic region:
- a CDS encoding efflux RND transporter periplasmic adaptor subunit, whose translation MKQFLSKHARRIWIFAGIAAVILVVYFLTQRGGNEAVAFQTVPAEQGNLIASVGATGSVRARQSAALIWQTSGIVDSVNAEVGDRVSRDFVLASLEKSSLNQSIILAEADLVNAEKMLEDLLTSNTALLEAQQAVDRAKVKYDSAHNWRIRLNGKIDLTDYIYDDDGNLKNIKKYKGFASQAMIDQADKDLALAEARLNDARRAYDRLLKGPDSEEVAAAQARVAAAQATLRLAYLSAPFDGTITQVIPTAGDQVSAGVTGFRIDDLSSLLVDVQVSEVDINNVRIGQDATLLFDAILNKEYKGRVVQVGQVGETLQGLVSFTVTIELTDADELVKPGMTAAVSIVVDEVKDVLLIPNRAVRLVDGERVVYVLVNGSPVQVRIRLGASSDTMSVLLDGDVKEGDLIILNPPSFFTGGMFGG comes from the coding sequence ATGAAACAGTTCTTATCGAAACATGCCCGCCGGATCTGGATCTTTGCAGGGATCGCGGCGGTTATTCTGGTCGTGTATTTCCTTACACAGCGGGGCGGCAATGAAGCCGTTGCCTTCCAGACCGTTCCGGCTGAACAGGGAAACCTGATCGCCTCGGTCGGCGCGACGGGCAGTGTGCGGGCAAGACAAAGCGCCGCCTTGATCTGGCAGACGAGCGGCATCGTAGACTCCGTCAACGCGGAAGTTGGAGACCGCGTCTCACGTGACTTTGTGCTTGCCAGCCTTGAAAAATCATCCCTCAACCAGAGCATCATCCTCGCCGAAGCGGACCTGGTGAACGCGGAAAAGATGCTGGAGGACCTGCTCACGTCGAATACGGCGCTGTTGGAGGCGCAGCAGGCTGTGGACAGGGCGAAGGTCAAATATGACAGCGCCCATAACTGGCGCATCCGTTTGAACGGAAAGATCGACCTGACCGATTATATCTACGACGACGACGGTAACTTAAAGAATATCAAGAAGTACAAGGGCTTCGCCAGCCAGGCGATGATCGATCAGGCGGACAAGGACCTCGCCCTTGCAGAGGCGCGCCTTAACGACGCCCGCCGCGCCTATGACCGCCTGCTGAAGGGACCCGATTCGGAGGAAGTGGCAGCCGCACAGGCGCGTGTCGCCGCCGCGCAAGCAACCCTCCGGCTGGCGTATCTCAGCGCGCCTTTTGACGGCACGATCACCCAGGTGATCCCCACTGCGGGAGATCAGGTCTCTGCCGGGGTGACGGGGTTCCGCATTGACGATCTCTCCAGCCTGTTGGTGGATGTGCAGGTCTCCGAGGTGGATATCAACAACGTTCGGATCGGGCAGGATGCGACCCTCCTGTTCGATGCGATCTTGAACAAGGAATATAAAGGCAGGGTCGTGCAAGTGGGGCAGGTCGGGGAGACGCTTCAGGGTTTGGTCAGTTTTACGGTCACCATCGAGTTGACCGACGCCGACGAACTTGTGAAACCCGGCATGACCGCCGCCGTCAGCATCGTGGTGGACGAGGTCAAGGACGTCCTGCTCATTCCCAACCGCGCAGTCCGTTTGGTGGATGGGGAGCGGGTGGTGTACGTGCTTGTGAACGGCAGTCCCGTTCAGGTCCGAATCCGACTCGGCGCTTCATCCGATACGATGAGCGTGCTGTTGGACGGGGATGTCAAGGAAGGCGATCTGATCATTCTCAATCCGCCGTCATTCTTTACTGGAGGCATGTTCGGTGGCTGA